Proteins co-encoded in one Variovorax terrae genomic window:
- a CDS encoding chromosome partitioning protein ParB — translation MTAKPPPNSKRTGKRVGIGARPPANPHAEAWIRQGDADALGKGDLYTARLTLDITPAMRARIKVSAFTQGVTVADLLRGLLEREFPEHRRENTP, via the coding sequence ATGACCGCGAAGCCGCCACCGAACAGCAAACGCACGGGCAAGCGTGTCGGCATCGGCGCACGTCCACCCGCGAATCCGCACGCCGAGGCGTGGATTCGCCAGGGCGACGCCGATGCGCTGGGCAAGGGCGACCTCTACACGGCCCGCCTGACCCTCGACATCACGCCCGCCATGCGGGCGCGCATCAAGGTGTCGGCCTTCACGCAAGGCGTGACCGTCGCCGACCTGCTGCGCGGCCTGCTGGAACGGGAGTTTCCAGAACACCGCAGGGAGAACACCCCATGA
- a CDS encoding alkene reductase, with the protein MNELFTPVQIGRYTLSNRFVMAPMTRSRAQYDGTPGELAATYYGQRASVGLIVTEGTQPSDDGQGYLATPGIYTDAHIAGWKKTTEAVHHSGGRIFIQLMHVGRMSHPDNTPHHRQGVAPSAISPGTQIFTPTGMQDIPVPRALAAEEVRQTVQDFRHAARCAIEAGADGVEIHGANAYLIHQFLAPSANARTDEYGGSIVNRARFAIEVAKEVASEIGADRTGIRLSPGSTMWGIDEGPESSDLYRHLVAELDALGLAYLHVMHLGNETLMADLRKLWRGPLILNRPGRPREQIGEDVKSGLADLEAYGQKVLANPDFIERIKADAPLNEAQSEGFYGGTQRFYTDYPTMSLMSI; encoded by the coding sequence ATGAACGAACTCTTTACTCCGGTACAGATCGGTCGCTACACCTTGTCCAATCGATTCGTCATGGCACCGATGACGCGCTCGCGCGCGCAGTACGACGGCACGCCTGGCGAACTGGCCGCCACGTACTACGGGCAGCGCGCCAGTGTTGGCCTGATCGTGACCGAAGGCACTCAGCCCTCCGACGACGGCCAGGGCTACCTCGCCACCCCTGGCATCTACACCGATGCGCACATAGCGGGCTGGAAGAAGACCACTGAAGCAGTGCATCACAGTGGCGGGCGCATCTTCATTCAGCTCATGCACGTGGGTCGGATGTCCCATCCCGACAACACGCCTCATCATCGCCAGGGTGTCGCACCCTCGGCCATCTCACCGGGCACGCAGATCTTCACGCCGACCGGGATGCAGGACATCCCCGTGCCGCGTGCCTTGGCCGCCGAAGAGGTCAGGCAGACTGTCCAGGATTTCCGCCACGCGGCCCGCTGCGCCATCGAGGCCGGCGCGGATGGCGTCGAGATCCACGGCGCAAACGCCTACCTGATTCATCAGTTCCTGGCACCCAGCGCCAATGCACGCACCGATGAGTACGGCGGTTCCATCGTGAACCGCGCTCGCTTCGCCATTGAAGTTGCGAAAGAAGTTGCCAGTGAAATCGGCGCGGATCGCACAGGCATTCGCCTTTCACCGGGCTCCACGATGTGGGGCATCGATGAAGGCCCCGAAAGTTCCGACCTGTACCGCCACCTGGTGGCCGAACTCGATGCCCTGGGCTTGGCCTATCTGCATGTGATGCACCTGGGCAACGAGACGCTGATGGCCGACCTGCGCAAGCTCTGGCGCGGTCCCCTGATCCTGAACCGGCCGGGGCGTCCGCGCGAGCAGATCGGCGAGGATGTGAAGTCGGGCCTGGCCGATTTGGAAGCCTATGGCCAGAAGGTACTTGCGAACCCGGATTTCATCGAGCGGATCAAGGCGGATGCGCCCTTGAACGAAGCGCAAAGCGAAGGCTTCTATGGTGGAACGCAACGGTTCTATACCGACTATCCCACCATGAGCCTGATGAGCATTTGA
- the parA gene encoding ParA family partition ATPase: MIVALLNQKGGVGKTTLATHIAGELAMRGQHVVLLDADPQGSSLDWTQRRSQQGLPRLFSAVGLARETLHQEAPELARRADHVIIDGPPRIAALARSALLAAERVLIPVQPSPYDLWASAEMVALIREAQVFRPALRAAFVINRRVSTTVIGREARGALAEQPLPALRAEVRQRIVFADSVAAGRLACETAPDSAAAREITALVDELLRWPT; the protein is encoded by the coding sequence ATGATCGTCGCTCTGCTCAACCAGAAAGGCGGCGTGGGCAAGACCACGCTCGCCACGCACATCGCCGGCGAGCTGGCGATGCGCGGCCAGCACGTCGTCCTGCTGGACGCCGACCCGCAGGGTTCATCGCTGGACTGGACACAGCGCAGAAGCCAGCAAGGCTTGCCACGGCTGTTCAGCGCCGTGGGCCTTGCACGCGAAACGCTGCACCAAGAGGCGCCAGAACTCGCCAGGCGGGCCGATCACGTCATCATCGACGGCCCGCCACGCATCGCGGCACTGGCGCGCTCCGCGCTGCTGGCGGCCGAGCGCGTGCTGATCCCCGTGCAGCCCAGCCCTTACGACTTGTGGGCCAGCGCCGAGATGGTGGCCTTGATCCGGGAAGCCCAGGTGTTCCGGCCTGCGCTGCGCGCGGCCTTCGTCATCAACCGGCGCGTCAGTACCACCGTGATCGGACGCGAAGCACGCGGGGCGCTGGCCGAGCAGCCCCTTCCTGCGCTGCGCGCGGAAGTACGCCAGCGCATCGTGTTCGCCGACAGCGTGGCCGCCGGCCGGCTCGCCTGCGAAACGGCACCGGACAGCGCCGCTGCGCGCGAAATCACCGCACTGGTGGACGAACTGCTGCGGTGGCCGACATGA
- a CDS encoding helix-turn-helix transcriptional regulator — translation MRPAPLRPAATVSTAAAQPQRYLTNDEAAEYLRLSPRTLEKQRVIGGGPRFRKFGRRVMYAVADLDAWAADRSFETTSDPEYAEHHSADSRAR, via the coding sequence ATGCGTCCCGCTCCCTTGCGGCCTGCCGCCACTGTCTCGACCGCTGCCGCGCAGCCCCAACGCTATCTCACCAACGACGAAGCCGCCGAGTACCTGCGCCTGTCGCCGCGCACGCTGGAAAAGCAGCGCGTGATCGGCGGCGGCCCGCGCTTTCGCAAGTTCGGCCGGCGCGTCATGTACGCCGTGGCCGACCTCGATGCCTGGGCCGCCGACCGCAGTTTCGAGACGACCTCCGATCCCGAATACGCCGAGCACCACTCGGCCGACAGCCGTGCGCGCTGA
- a CDS encoding cyclophilin-like fold protein, which produces MWMTVGERRFAITLADTEAARAFAGMLPLTIDMPDLNSNEKHAQLPRALPTSDSRPGVIRNGDLMLYGSTTLVVFYKTFPSAYSYTRLGRVDAPDGLAQALGSGSAHITFSKN; this is translated from the coding sequence ATGTGGATGACCGTCGGCGAACGCCGCTTCGCCATCACCCTGGCCGACACCGAAGCGGCGCGCGCCTTTGCCGGCATGCTGCCGCTCACGATCGACATGCCCGACCTCAACAGCAACGAGAAGCACGCGCAGTTGCCCAGGGCGCTGCCGACGAGCGACAGCCGCCCCGGTGTGATCCGCAACGGCGATCTCATGCTGTATGGGTCCACCACCCTGGTCGTTTTCTACAAGACCTTCCCCTCGGCCTATTCGTACACACGCCTCGGCCGCGTGGATGCTCCCGATGGCCTGGCCCAGGCGCTCGGCAGCGGGAGTGCGCACATCACGTTCTCCAAGAACTGA
- a CDS encoding cyclophilin-like fold protein — protein MKIRLTVDGQVATATLYDNATARDFAALLPLTLTLTDYARIERIADLPQRLTRGSAESAVPVKAGDLAYYAPWGNLAIFVEDGSGNYTGDLMRLGAVEMGLPALQRPGPLQVTIERLLD, from the coding sequence ATGAAGATTCGCCTGACGGTCGATGGCCAGGTGGCCACCGCCACGCTGTACGACAACGCCACCGCGCGAGACTTTGCGGCGCTGTTGCCGCTGACCCTGACGCTGACCGACTACGCGCGCATTGAGCGCATTGCCGACCTCCCGCAAAGGCTCACCCGGGGTAGCGCGGAAAGCGCAGTTCCGGTGAAGGCAGGCGATCTCGCCTACTACGCGCCCTGGGGCAACCTGGCGATCTTCGTCGAGGACGGCTCAGGCAACTACACGGGCGACCTGATGCGCCTCGGCGCAGTGGAGATGGGGCTGCCCGCGCTGCAGCGCCCCGGGCCACTGCAGGTCACGATCGAGCGCCTGCTCGATTGA
- a CDS encoding LysR family transcriptional regulator, with amino-acid sequence MVKRNLNDLLYFVTVAREGSFTRAASLLGVTQSALSQAISGLEARLEIRLLTRTTRSVSPTAAGERLLKAIGHRFDEIDAELDELTEMRDKPAGTVRITCGEHILRTTLLPKLTPLLLEYPDIKVEFDINYGFRDIVADRFDAGVRMGDTIDKDMIAVPIGPQLRMAIAASPAYFKTHPIPKTPRDLLKHNCINMRMQTAGGLYTWDFERRGQALNVRVDGQLIFNTSPSMVDAAVAGLGIASLPEEEFAPHLEQGRLVRVLEDWCPPFAGYYLYYPSRRQPSHAFSLVLDALRWTAPTGSKKR; translated from the coding sequence ATGGTCAAACGCAACCTCAACGATCTGCTGTACTTCGTGACCGTGGCGCGGGAAGGCAGCTTCACGCGCGCGGCCTCGCTGCTGGGCGTCACACAGTCGGCCCTCAGCCAGGCCATCAGCGGCCTGGAGGCGCGGCTGGAGATCCGACTGCTCACGCGCACCACGCGCAGCGTGTCGCCCACGGCTGCCGGCGAGCGCCTGCTCAAGGCCATCGGGCACCGATTCGATGAGATCGACGCAGAACTGGATGAACTGACGGAGATGCGGGACAAGCCGGCTGGCACGGTGCGCATCACCTGCGGCGAGCACATTCTTCGCACCACGTTGCTGCCCAAGCTCACGCCCTTGCTGCTCGAGTATCCCGACATCAAGGTCGAGTTCGACATCAACTATGGATTCCGGGACATCGTTGCCGACCGCTTCGATGCGGGCGTGCGGATGGGCGACACCATCGACAAGGACATGATCGCGGTACCGATCGGGCCGCAGTTGCGCATGGCGATCGCGGCTTCGCCTGCGTACTTCAAGACGCATCCCATTCCCAAGACGCCGCGCGACCTGCTCAAGCACAATTGCATCAACATGCGCATGCAGACGGCCGGCGGCCTCTACACCTGGGACTTCGAGCGCCGCGGCCAAGCATTGAACGTGCGGGTGGATGGACAGCTCATCTTCAACACCTCACCCAGCATGGTGGATGCGGCGGTGGCCGGATTGGGAATCGCCTCGCTGCCCGAAGAAGAGTTTGCCCCCCACCTCGAGCAGGGCCGATTGGTGCGCGTGCTGGAGGACTGGTGTCCACCGTTCGCTGGCTATTACCTGTACTACCCCAGCCGCAGACAACCCTCCCATGCGTTCTCGCTGGTACTTGATGCGCTGCGCTGGACTGCGCCAACTGGTTCCAAAAAGCGATAA
- a CDS encoding S26 family signal peptidase, which yields MTHPSAVAGATYIPPRPRSRLRARIVLAFLSACGLAALAWASFVQPMPRLVYNPSDSVAVGWYRVDPLGDGTGPLPRPLSVGSIVLTTLPLDAAALAAQRGYLPARVPLLKRVGAVPPQTVCVFDALVWIDGVPVAAVLPADRLGRLLPSWRQCRQLRPGELFLLSVTNPASFDSRYFGPVSASAVIGIAHPVWLESRP from the coding sequence ATGACGCATCCGTCCGCCGTTGCCGGTGCAACCTACATCCCGCCGCGTCCTCGCTCGCGCTTGCGCGCTCGCATCGTGCTGGCTTTCCTGTCTGCCTGCGGCCTCGCGGCGCTCGCCTGGGCGTCCTTCGTGCAGCCAATGCCGCGCCTGGTCTACAACCCGTCCGACAGCGTGGCGGTCGGCTGGTATCGCGTCGATCCGCTGGGCGACGGCACCGGCCCGCTGCCACGTCCTTTGTCCGTGGGCAGCATCGTTCTGACCACGCTGCCGCTAGATGCCGCCGCGCTGGCCGCGCAGCGCGGCTACCTGCCGGCGCGCGTGCCGCTGCTCAAGCGTGTGGGCGCCGTCCCGCCGCAAACGGTGTGCGTGTTCGATGCGCTGGTCTGGATCGACGGCGTGCCGGTGGCCGCCGTCCTGCCCGCCGACCGGCTGGGCCGTCTGCTGCCTTCCTGGCGGCAGTGCCGCCAGCTTCGGCCTGGCGAACTGTTCCTCTTGAGCGTGACCAACCCGGCGTCGTTCGACAGCCGGTATTTCGGCCCGGTCAGCGCGTCCGCCGTGATCGGCATTGCGCATCCGGTCTGGCTGGAATCCCGCCCATGA
- a CDS encoding replication initiator protein A: protein MSSTALPSRQRPLQEREQLDLFRALPGDMAPRDSQDLMAYPFFSLGKSKRVKPIDFRAGNVTIRVEGTQEHGIATIWDADVLIWAASQIVEAKDAGLRPSRLMRATPYEILRFIGRGKSLRDYQRLKAALDRLQSTTVATSIRETTGRRLHRFSWINEWKELADARGTPLGIELILPDWFFAGVLDAALVLTIDPAYFRLTGGIERWLYRLVRKHGGKQAYGWQFDFRYLHQKSGSTAKPYDFACDLRALVARQSLPGYVLGIERMPDNGMELLTFRPVPQTARG, encoded by the coding sequence ATGTCCAGCACCGCGCTGCCGTCCCGGCAGCGGCCGTTGCAGGAGCGCGAACAGCTCGACCTGTTCCGCGCCTTGCCCGGCGACATGGCGCCGCGCGACAGCCAGGATTTGATGGCCTATCCGTTCTTCTCGCTCGGCAAGTCCAAGCGGGTCAAGCCCATCGACTTCCGTGCGGGCAACGTGACGATTCGCGTGGAAGGCACGCAGGAGCACGGCATCGCCACGATTTGGGATGCGGACGTGCTGATATGGGCGGCCTCGCAGATCGTGGAGGCGAAGGACGCGGGCCTGCGGCCGTCGCGGCTGATGCGTGCGACGCCCTACGAGATCCTGCGCTTCATCGGGCGCGGCAAGTCGTTGCGCGACTACCAGCGCCTCAAGGCCGCGCTGGATCGCCTGCAATCGACCACGGTGGCCACGTCCATCCGCGAGACGACCGGGCGGCGCCTGCACCGTTTCTCGTGGATCAACGAATGGAAGGAACTGGCCGATGCCCGCGGCACGCCACTGGGCATCGAGCTGATCCTGCCGGACTGGTTCTTTGCGGGCGTGCTCGACGCCGCCCTGGTGCTGACCATCGACCCGGCGTACTTCCGGCTCACTGGCGGCATCGAGCGGTGGCTGTACCGCCTGGTGCGCAAGCACGGCGGCAAGCAGGCATACGGCTGGCAGTTCGACTTTCGCTATCTGCACCAGAAGTCCGGCAGCACCGCGAAGCCCTACGACTTCGCCTGCGATCTGCGCGCGCTCGTCGCGCGGCAGTCGCTGCCCGGCTACGTCCTGGGCATCGAGCGGATGCCCGACAACGGCATGGAGCTGCTGACGTTCCGGCCCGTGCCGCAGACGGCACGGGGATAA
- a CDS encoding aldo/keto reductase, with protein MGTRKLGGLTVSELGFGCMSNSPGHYGPGVDRATSIRVIRDAYERGITFFDTAEVYGPYVNEELVAEALGPVRNHVAIATKFGFKIDGTNGLDSRPERIRRVVEESLKRLKTDRIDLYYQHRVDLTVPIEDVAGTIKDLIQQGKVLHFGLSEPSAGTIRRAHAVQPVAAIQTEYSIMERSVERNGVLQACEELGIGFVPWGPLGQGFLPGKLPLNAQANFDGKTDLRKTFPRFSAEVMKANQPILDFLKAFGEKKGATRAQIALAWLAAQKPWIVSIPGTTNFDHSRENLSSINVHLTPEDLREIEAGMAKITVHGGRMDAKQMDQIGKD; from the coding sequence ATGGGCACGCGCAAGCTGGGTGGCCTCACGGTGTCGGAGCTGGGCTTCGGCTGCATGAGCAACAGCCCCGGCCACTACGGCCCGGGCGTGGACCGCGCGACGAGCATCCGCGTGATCCGCGACGCCTACGAGCGCGGCATCACCTTCTTCGACACCGCCGAGGTTTATGGCCCCTACGTCAACGAGGAACTCGTCGCCGAGGCTCTGGGCCCGGTACGCAACCACGTCGCCATCGCCACCAAGTTCGGCTTCAAGATCGACGGCACCAACGGCCTGGACAGCCGCCCCGAGCGCATCCGCCGCGTGGTCGAGGAATCGCTCAAGCGCCTGAAGACCGACCGCATCGACCTGTACTACCAGCACCGCGTCGATCTGACCGTGCCGATCGAGGACGTGGCCGGCACCATCAAGGACCTGATCCAGCAAGGCAAGGTGCTGCACTTCGGCCTGTCCGAGCCGAGCGCGGGCACCATCCGCCGCGCCCACGCCGTGCAGCCCGTGGCCGCGATCCAGACCGAGTACTCGATCATGGAGCGCAGCGTTGAGCGCAATGGCGTACTGCAGGCCTGCGAGGAGCTGGGCATCGGCTTCGTGCCATGGGGGCCGCTGGGTCAGGGCTTCCTGCCCGGCAAGCTGCCACTGAATGCGCAAGCCAACTTCGACGGCAAGACCGACCTACGCAAGACCTTCCCGCGCTTCAGCGCGGAGGTCATGAAGGCCAACCAACCGATCCTGGACTTCCTCAAGGCCTTCGGCGAGAAGAAGGGCGCCACGCGCGCGCAGATCGCCCTGGCCTGGCTGGCGGCGCAAAAGCCCTGGATCGTTTCCATCCCCGGCACGACCAATTTCGACCACTCGCGCGAGAACCTCAGCTCGATCAACGTCCACCTCACGCCGGAAGACCTGCGCGAGATCGAGGCGGGCATGGCGAAGATCACCGTCCACGGCGGCCGCATGGACGCCAAGCAGATGGACCAGATCGGCAAGGACTGA
- a CDS encoding relaxase/mobilization nuclease domain-containing protein, whose translation MTKRRDDDFRIRPSAPKNRGQGFIAKVLKQAGKASGGKSAVHRPGAASGTGQRPGSRLGRGHTAARFAGAKLTSLSRRVTIKTLLVNQQRASPQSLAKHLRYIERDGVGRDGEPGQAYGQQTDAADLDAFKERCADDRHHFRFILSPEDGAELEDLRTYSRHLMGRMEADLGTRLDWVAVDHWNTDNPHTHIVVRGRDDTGKDLIIAGDYIADGFRHRAAELATEWLGPRTELEIQQTLQREVEQERWTSLDRTLQREADEDGRVQIERVNEPRLQRQRLLLIGRLQRLQRLGLADEMQPGTWAVHADAEKTLRALGERGDIIRTMQRAMRGEPRELAVFEPGDDGRTILGRVAAKGLADELRDRGYLVIDGVDGKAHYVALNAHDELANYPTGAVVEVKGSADVRAADKNIAALASDGLYRTDHHLAIAQGQTVPGRDPQEVVAAHVRRLEALRRAGIVERVAEGLWKVPDDLSEQGRRYDAQRLGGVAVELKSHLPIERQTRMIGATWLDQQLIGGGSGLGDLGFGGEAKQAMQHRADFLAEQGLAERRGQRVILARNLLGTLRSRELAQAAKDIAAETGLEHRSVADGQRVAGIYRRSVMLASGRYAMLDDGMGFSLVPWKPLIEQRLGQQIAATVRGGGVSWEIGRQRGPTIG comes from the coding sequence ATGACCAAGCGTCGTGATGACGATTTCCGTATCCGCCCCAGCGCCCCGAAAAACCGGGGCCAGGGTTTCATCGCCAAGGTGCTCAAGCAGGCAGGCAAGGCCAGCGGCGGCAAGTCGGCGGTGCACCGTCCTGGTGCTGCCAGCGGCACCGGCCAACGGCCCGGCTCGCGCCTGGGGCGCGGCCACACGGCGGCGCGCTTCGCCGGGGCGAAGCTCACGTCCCTATCCCGGCGCGTGACCATCAAAACCCTGCTGGTCAACCAGCAGAGGGCCAGCCCGCAGTCGCTCGCCAAGCACCTGCGCTACATCGAGCGCGATGGCGTGGGCCGCGATGGCGAGCCGGGCCAAGCCTACGGGCAGCAGACCGATGCTGCCGACCTCGACGCCTTCAAGGAACGCTGCGCCGACGACCGGCACCATTTCCGCTTCATCCTCTCGCCCGAGGATGGGGCCGAGTTGGAAGACCTGCGCACCTACTCCCGGCACCTGATGGGCCGCATGGAGGCAGACCTGGGCACGCGGCTGGATTGGGTGGCCGTCGATCACTGGAACACCGACAACCCGCACACACACATCGTCGTGCGCGGGCGTGACGACACCGGCAAAGACCTCATCATCGCCGGCGACTACATCGCCGATGGCTTCCGCCATCGCGCCGCCGAACTGGCGACCGAATGGCTGGGGCCGCGCACCGAGCTGGAGATCCAGCAGACCTTGCAGCGCGAGGTGGAGCAAGAGCGATGGACGAGCCTGGATCGCACGTTGCAGCGCGAGGCCGACGAGGATGGCCGGGTGCAGATCGAACGCGTTAACGAACCCCGGCTGCAACGCCAGCGCCTGCTGCTGATCGGTCGCCTGCAACGCTTGCAGCGCCTAGGCCTGGCCGACGAGATGCAGCCCGGCACCTGGGCCGTCCATGCCGACGCGGAAAAGACCCTGCGCGCCCTGGGCGAGCGTGGCGACATCATCCGCACCATGCAGCGGGCAATGCGCGGCGAGCCGCGCGAGCTGGCGGTATTCGAGCCGGGTGACGATGGCCGAACCATCCTCGGCCGCGTGGCTGCGAAGGGACTGGCCGACGAGCTGCGCGACCGGGGCTATCTGGTCATCGACGGGGTGGACGGCAAAGCCCACTACGTCGCGCTCAATGCCCACGACGAGCTGGCGAACTATCCGACTGGCGCCGTGGTGGAAGTGAAGGGATCGGCCGACGTGCGCGCAGCCGACAAGAACATCGCCGCGCTGGCGAGCGATGGCCTGTACCGCACCGACCACCACCTCGCCATCGCGCAGGGCCAGACCGTGCCGGGCCGCGATCCGCAGGAAGTCGTCGCCGCCCATGTCCGCCGGCTCGAAGCCCTGCGCAGAGCCGGCATCGTGGAGCGCGTGGCCGAAGGGCTGTGGAAGGTGCCGGACGACCTGTCCGAGCAGGGCCGACGCTACGATGCGCAGCGCCTGGGCGGCGTGGCCGTGGAGTTGAAATCGCACCTGCCCATCGAGCGGCAGACACGCATGATCGGGGCCACCTGGCTCGACCAGCAGTTGATCGGCGGCGGCTCGGGCCTGGGCGACCTGGGCTTTGGCGGCGAGGCCAAACAGGCGATGCAGCACCGCGCCGACTTCCTGGCCGAACAGGGGCTGGCAGAGCGGCGCGGGCAGCGCGTGATCCTGGCGCGCAACCTGCTGGGCACGTTGCGCAGCCGGGAATTGGCGCAAGCCGCTAAGGATATTGCCGCCGAAACAGGCCTGGAGCATCGTTCGGTGGCTGACGGTCAGCGAGTGGCCGGCATCTACCGGCGCTCCGTCATGCTCGCCAGCGGGCGCTACGCGATGCTCGATGACGGCATGGGATTCAGCTTGGTGCCGTGGAAGCCGTTGATAGAACAGCGGCTGGGACAGCAAATCGCTGCGACGGTACGCGGTGGCGGGGTGTCATGGGAGATTGGTCGGCAGCGTGGCCCCACTATCGGCTAG
- a CDS encoding DUF2840 domain-containing protein: MTASASPSAGAATAALAAPSGQPASAPLTRVALACIEPRFKLYLRFGEPARTHQLDRWRRCAVFLPGAVFCRMRWQANDYGTIRWQLMVMQACTPLDAAQRIPGVQPGARLLLHAEGENQVRAVLERIDAIEALGIAPVGASPAYWRTLANRLAARLPLPEYTTERHAAWLTGRALP; this comes from the coding sequence ATGACCGCATCCGCTTCGCCCTCCGCTGGCGCGGCCACGGCTGCGCTCGCAGCACCTTCCGGCCAGCCTGCCAGCGCGCCGCTGACGCGCGTGGCGCTGGCCTGCATCGAACCGCGCTTCAAGCTCTATTTGCGCTTCGGCGAACCCGCACGCACGCACCAGCTCGACCGCTGGCGGCGCTGCGCCGTGTTCCTGCCGGGCGCGGTATTCTGCCGCATGCGCTGGCAGGCGAACGACTACGGCACGATCCGCTGGCAGCTCATGGTGATGCAGGCTTGCACGCCGCTCGATGCGGCGCAGCGCATCCCCGGTGTACAGCCGGGCGCGCGCCTGCTGCTGCACGCAGAAGGCGAGAACCAGGTGCGTGCCGTGCTAGAGCGCATCGATGCCATTGAGGCTCTGGGCATCGCGCCTGTCGGCGCCTCGCCCGCGTACTGGCGCACGCTCGCCAACCGGCTCGCTGCGCGCCTGCCGCTGCCCGAATACACCACCGAGCGGCACGCCGCTTGGCTGACCGGGAGGGCGCTGCCATGA
- a CDS encoding MFS transporter has protein sequence MSLCVFALIASEFMPVSLLTPIAADLHVTEGMAGQGIAISGAFAVLTSLSISWLAGSMNRKTLLLALTALMAVSGAVVALASNYATYMVGRALIGVVIGGFWSMSAATAMRLVPANQVPKALAIFNGGNALATVIAAPLGAWLGSVMGWRGAFFCLVPVAAIAMAWQWISLPAMQAQERTAGSGNVFKVLANRPVALGMAACGAFFMGQFALFTYVRPFLETVTRVNVSTLSLILLVIGVAGFIGTALIGAILKRGLYGTLITIPVLMAVIALALIPSGAWVAVVVVLLGLWGLMATSAPVGWWSWIAEAMPHNAEAGGGLMVAVIQMAIALGSTVGGLLFDSTGYRSTFVASAAVLLFAAFLAFLTSRSQRRQAA, from the coding sequence ATGTCGCTATGCGTCTTCGCGCTGATCGCCTCCGAGTTCATGCCCGTGAGCCTGCTGACGCCGATCGCGGCCGACCTCCACGTCACCGAAGGCATGGCAGGGCAAGGCATCGCGATCTCCGGCGCGTTCGCGGTGCTGACCAGCCTGTCGATCTCGTGGCTGGCCGGCAGCATGAACCGCAAGACGCTGCTGCTGGCGCTGACGGCATTGATGGCCGTCTCCGGCGCTGTCGTCGCGCTCGCGTCGAACTATGCGACCTACATGGTCGGCCGCGCGCTGATCGGCGTGGTGATCGGCGGCTTCTGGTCCATGTCGGCGGCAACGGCCATGCGGCTGGTGCCCGCCAACCAAGTGCCCAAGGCCCTGGCGATCTTCAACGGCGGCAACGCGCTGGCGACGGTGATCGCCGCGCCGCTGGGTGCCTGGCTTGGCTCGGTGATGGGCTGGCGTGGGGCCTTCTTCTGCCTCGTTCCGGTGGCCGCGATCGCCATGGCCTGGCAGTGGATCAGCCTGCCGGCCATGCAGGCCCAGGAACGCACGGCCGGCTCGGGCAACGTCTTCAAGGTGCTGGCGAACCGACCCGTGGCCCTGGGTATGGCGGCCTGCGGCGCCTTCTTCATGGGGCAGTTCGCCCTGTTCACCTACGTGCGCCCGTTCCTGGAGACCGTGACGCGCGTGAACGTGTCCACGCTCTCGCTGATTCTGCTGGTGATCGGCGTGGCCGGCTTCATCGGCACAGCGCTGATCGGCGCCATCCTCAAGCGCGGCCTGTACGGCACTCTGATCACGATTCCGGTCCTGATGGCGGTCATCGCCCTGGCGCTAATCCCCTCTGGGGCATGGGTTGCGGTGGTCGTGGTGCTGCTGGGTCTGTGGGGCCTGATGGCGACCTCGGCCCCGGTGGGCTGGTGGAGCTGGATCGCCGAAGCCATGCCGCATAACGCCGAGGCCGGCGGCGGCCTGATGGTGGCGGTGATCCAGATGGCCATCGCCCTGGGCTCTACCGTTGGCGGCCTGCTGTTCGATTCGACGGGCTACCGCAGCACCTTCGTGGCGAGTGCCGCCGTGCTGCTGTTCGCGGCCTTCCTCGCTTTCCTCACCTCGCGTTCGCAACGACGGCAAGCCGCCTGA